Proteins found in one Vagococcus carniphilus genomic segment:
- a CDS encoding prolyl oligopeptidase family serine peptidase encodes MTLIIRKRTIQHIPILEVVSKELMNEPLPLVIYYHGWQTKKELALTAGKKIANHNIRVILPDSMYHGVRKVEQPSLIPSFTFWSTIQYNLSEFPLIKDFYFKRNLVKDDLFGVAGFSMGGMTTSAILTHYPEVKAASILMGATDFNHFISRTESYLKQENKNSSFEIRDLLSWTQKYDLNQMPEKIAGRPLYFWHGTEDQKLPYQNIHQFYLDHKETDYGENMSFDTGINEPHILQINTMEKTGTFFAESFDL; translated from the coding sequence ATGACACTAATAATTAGAAAAAGAACAATTCAACATATTCCCATACTAGAAGTTGTTTCAAAAGAGTTAATGAATGAGCCATTACCTCTAGTCATCTATTATCATGGTTGGCAAACAAAAAAAGAACTTGCTTTAACAGCTGGTAAAAAAATCGCTAATCACAATATTCGAGTTATTCTACCAGATTCGATGTACCATGGTGTAAGAAAAGTAGAACAGCCTTCTTTAATTCCATCTTTCACATTTTGGTCAACGATTCAGTATAACTTAAGTGAATTTCCATTAATCAAAGATTTTTATTTTAAAAGAAATCTAGTAAAGGATGATTTATTTGGTGTAGCAGGTTTTTCAATGGGTGGTATGACTACTTCTGCTATCTTAACTCATTATCCTGAAGTAAAAGCTGCCTCTATTTTGATGGGGGCGACTGATTTTAATCATTTTATTTCAAGAACGGAAAGCTACTTAAAACAAGAAAACAAAAACTCTTCTTTTGAAATTCGAGATTTACTTTCTTGGACACAGAAATATGATTTAAATCAAATGCCTGAAAAAATAGCTGGTCGTCCTCTTTATTTTTGGCACGGAACAGAAGATCAAAAATTACCCTATCAAAACATTCATCAGTTTTATCTTGATCATAAAGAAACTGATTATGGAGAAAACATGAGCTTTGATACAGGAATTAATGAACCTCACATTCTCCAAATCAATACAATGGAAAAAACAGGCACCTTTTTTGCCGAATCATTTGACCTCTAA
- the lgt gene encoding prolipoprotein diacylglyceryl transferase translates to MNLLTVNPTAFKLFGIEIQWYAIIIVSAIILVSWLASREAVRVGLREDDVVDLMLWALPIAIVGARLYYVIFEWEYYMQNPGEILAIRNGGLAIYGGLIAGGIVVYFFTRHRFISTWKFLDVAAPSVILAQGIGRWGNFMNHEAFGKVVSLDFLESLHLPNFIIENMYINGKYRQPTFLYESVWNVLGFILLIILRRRPNFLKEGELALIYVAWYSFGRFFIEGMRTDSLMIGDVLRVSQLLSALLFIGAIGLMIFRRKQASIPFYDRTKGNPKKA, encoded by the coding sequence ATGAATTTATTAACAGTTAATCCGACAGCGTTTAAACTATTTGGCATCGAAATTCAGTGGTATGCAATTATTATCGTTTCGGCGATTATACTTGTTTCTTGGCTAGCTTCAAGAGAAGCAGTGAGGGTTGGATTAAGAGAAGATGACGTTGTTGATTTGATGCTTTGGGCATTACCAATTGCCATTGTCGGTGCACGTCTTTACTACGTTATTTTCGAGTGGGAATATTACATGCAAAATCCAGGCGAGATTTTAGCCATAAGAAATGGTGGTTTAGCTATCTATGGTGGCTTAATTGCAGGTGGTATAGTCGTTTACTTCTTTACAAGACATCGTTTTATTTCAACATGGAAATTTTTAGATGTAGCAGCTCCAAGCGTTATTTTAGCTCAAGGAATTGGTAGATGGGGAAATTTTATGAATCATGAAGCTTTTGGAAAAGTTGTGAGTCTTGATTTTTTAGAGAGCCTTCATTTACCTAATTTTATTATTGAGAATATGTATATTAATGGTAAATACCGTCAACCAACTTTTCTTTATGAGAGTGTTTGGAATGTACTAGGATTTATCCTACTAATTATTTTAAGACGTCGTCCAAATTTCTTAAAAGAAGGAGAACTAGCTTTAATTTATGTTGCTTGGTATTCATTTGGTCGTTTCTTCATTGAAGGAATGAGAACAGATAGTTTGATGATTGGAGATGTTTTAAGAGTATCTCAACTGTTATCAGCATTATTATTTATTGGAGCAATCGGCCTAATGATTTTCCGTCGAAAACAAGCTAGTATTCCTTTTTATGATCGAACTAAAGGAAATCCTAAAAAAGCATGA
- a CDS encoding nucleoid-associated protein: MEIKKAILHIIDREAGSLICSQRELDLKEYAVKQYLDSVLKRLEKAEFKTGILQETSEFALVLKNDELEFVEKSAEMAQMVFDSLSISEDAPSGDLLVVELEELNGVPKFGLIKFNYKPSFTHHVTYLDDLMQNNIILNKTIFPSTTQRIDECCLINLETLELDIVEKKYSFEGQNRLFFTERFLQIDPKPTVTENLKIIKKAVKEVANKYNEEEYVSMSQTQQAIFESIEEDGIISKEKIAEAVFETNESAKQEYFDIIEQTKFSEEIPSNVPKYEKKYSKQKFKLTNGIELSIPADVFKDPDLVEFINNPDGTISVMIKNVEQIISKF; encoded by the coding sequence ATGGAAATAAAAAAAGCAATTTTACATATTATTGATCGAGAAGCAGGAAGTTTAATATGCTCCCAAAGAGAACTTGATTTAAAAGAATACGCCGTTAAACAATATTTAGACTCTGTTCTGAAACGACTAGAAAAAGCAGAGTTCAAGACAGGTATTTTACAAGAAACCTCTGAATTTGCACTTGTTTTGAAAAACGATGAGTTAGAGTTTGTAGAAAAATCAGCAGAGATGGCTCAAATGGTTTTTGATAGTCTTTCAATAAGTGAGGACGCACCAAGTGGTGATTTATTAGTAGTTGAATTAGAAGAATTAAATGGTGTCCCAAAATTTGGCTTGATAAAATTTAATTACAAACCAAGTTTTACTCACCATGTCACTTATTTAGACGATTTAATGCAAAATAATATTATCTTGAATAAGACTATTTTTCCTTCAACTACTCAAAGAATTGATGAATGCTGTTTAATTAATTTAGAAACTTTAGAGCTTGATATTGTTGAGAAAAAGTATAGTTTTGAAGGACAGAATCGTTTGTTTTTTACGGAGCGTTTTTTACAAATTGACCCTAAACCAACGGTCACTGAGAATTTAAAAATTATAAAAAAAGCAGTAAAAGAAGTTGCTAATAAATATAATGAAGAAGAATATGTGAGTATGAGTCAAACACAACAAGCCATTTTTGAGTCGATTGAAGAAGATGGTATTATTAGTAAAGAAAAAATCGCAGAAGCCGTTTTTGAAACAAACGAATCTGCGAAACAAGAGTATTTTGATATTATCGAACAAACTAAGTTTTCAGAAGAAATTCCTAGCAATGTACCAAAATATGAAAAAAAATACAGTAAGCAAAAATTTAAACTAACAAATGGAATCGAATTGAGTATCCCAGCAGATGTTTTTAAAGATCCGGATTTAGTTGAATTTATCAATAATCCAGATGGAACAATTTCAGTTATGATTAAAAATGTAGAACAAATTATTAGTAAATTTTAG
- a CDS encoding NAD(P)H-dependent glycerol-3-phosphate dehydrogenase, with protein MKQKIAVLGAGSWGTALAMVLVENGHDVTIWGHHKEQMEEMNKNHTNSHYLPDIQLPMELKATGDLEECVKDAEAVLFVVPTKAMREVAQKFVSVCNNQPVIIHASKGLEQKTHKRISEVLMDEIPENKRKDVVVLSGPSHAEEVAVKDVTTITAAAEKIEYAEYVQRLFSNEYFRVYTNQDVIGVELGAALKNIIALGSGALHGLGYGDNARAAIMTRGLAEISRLGVAMGADPLTFIGLSGVGDLAVTCTSVHSRNWRAGDLLGKGHSLDNVLDNMGMIVEGVSTTKAAYELSRDLKIEMPITETIYSVLYENEKVEKVVKDIMLREHKSEQEF; from the coding sequence ATGAAGCAAAAGATAGCAGTGCTAGGTGCAGGTTCTTGGGGAACAGCGCTAGCAATGGTTCTAGTAGAAAATGGACATGATGTCACAATTTGGGGCCATCATAAAGAACAAATGGAAGAAATGAATAAAAACCATACTAATTCCCATTATTTACCAGATATTCAATTACCAATGGAATTAAAAGCGACAGGCGACTTAGAAGAGTGTGTAAAAGATGCAGAAGCAGTGCTTTTTGTTGTTCCAACTAAAGCAATGAGGGAAGTTGCTCAAAAATTTGTATCTGTATGTAACAATCAACCAGTTATTATTCATGCAAGTAAAGGTTTAGAACAGAAAACCCACAAACGAATTTCAGAAGTTTTAATGGATGAAATTCCTGAAAATAAACGAAAAGATGTTGTTGTCTTATCAGGTCCAAGTCACGCAGAAGAAGTTGCCGTTAAAGATGTGACAACTATTACTGCTGCAGCAGAGAAAATAGAATATGCAGAATATGTTCAAAGACTATTTTCTAATGAATACTTTAGAGTTTATACTAATCAAGATGTGATTGGTGTTGAATTAGGAGCAGCCTTAAAAAATATTATTGCATTAGGCTCAGGTGCTCTACATGGTTTAGGATATGGAGATAATGCTCGTGCAGCTATTATGACTCGTGGACTAGCTGAAATCAGCCGGTTAGGTGTTGCTATGGGAGCTGATCCATTAACATTTATCGGATTAAGTGGTGTCGGTGATTTAGCCGTAACTTGTACAAGTGTTCATTCAAGAAACTGGCGTGCTGGTGATTTACTTGGGAAAGGCCACAGTTTAGATAATGTTCTTGATAATATGGGAATGATTGTAGAAGGTGTGTCAACGACTAAAGCTGCTTATGAATTATCAAGAGATTTAAAAATTGAAATGCCAATTACTGAAACTATTTACAGTGTGTTATATGAAAATGAAAAAGTGGAAAAAGTTGTTAAAGATATTATGTTACGTGAACATAAATCAGAACAAGAATTTTAA
- the galU gene encoding UTP--glucose-1-phosphate uridylyltransferase GalU, whose product MSKVRKAIIPAAGLGTRFLPATKAMAKEMLPIVDKPTIQFIVEEAREAGIEDILIVTGKAKRPIEDHFDSNLELEMNLKEKGKDDLLQLVTETTGLNLHFIRQSHPLGLGHAVLQAKSFVGNEPFVVMLGDDLMEDKVPLTKQLMDNYDKTHASTIAVMDVPREDVSKYGIINPGQEVEKDLFNVVNFVEKPAVEDAPSNMAIIGRYLLTPEIFDILDNQKPGAGNEIQLTDAIDTLNKTQRVFAHRFTGTRYDVGDKYGFMKTSIEYGLKHPQIKDDLKQLILDLSDDIRKTDKKKKEKE is encoded by the coding sequence ATGTCAAAAGTTAGAAAAGCGATAATTCCAGCGGCTGGTTTAGGAACAAGATTTTTACCAGCAACTAAAGCAATGGCTAAAGAAATGCTACCAATTGTAGATAAGCCAACAATTCAATTTATTGTAGAAGAAGCAAGAGAAGCTGGAATTGAAGATATTCTAATTGTAACAGGAAAAGCAAAACGTCCTATTGAGGATCATTTTGATTCAAATTTAGAGCTTGAAATGAACTTAAAAGAAAAAGGAAAAGATGATTTACTGCAACTAGTAACAGAGACAACAGGTCTTAATTTACATTTTATTCGTCAATCTCATCCGTTAGGTTTAGGACATGCCGTACTTCAAGCAAAATCTTTTGTTGGCAATGAGCCATTTGTTGTAATGCTTGGAGATGATCTAATGGAAGATAAAGTGCCATTAACAAAACAATTGATGGATAACTATGATAAAACTCATGCTTCAACGATTGCTGTGATGGATGTTCCTCGTGAAGATGTATCTAAATATGGTATTATCAATCCAGGACAAGAAGTCGAAAAAGATTTATTTAATGTTGTTAACTTTGTTGAAAAGCCAGCTGTTGAAGACGCACCAAGCAACATGGCAATTATTGGCCGTTACCTTTTAACACCTGAGATTTTTGATATTTTAGATAATCAAAAACCTGGTGCGGGAAACGAAATTCAATTAACTGATGCAATTGATACATTAAATAAAACACAACGCGTATTTGCTCATCGCTTTACCGGTACACGTTATGATGTGGGGGATAAATACGGCTTTATGAAAACAAGTATTGAATATGGCCTAAAACATCCACAAATTAAAGATGATTTAAAACAATTGATTTTAGATTTAAGTGATGACATTCGTAAAACAGATAAGAAGAAAAAAGAGAAGGAATAA